A part of Maridesulfovibrio hydrothermalis AM13 = DSM 14728 genomic DNA contains:
- a CDS encoding HD domain-containing protein → MNSGTPPRASIEDLLAGREILLAACSRSMPQDFPQQMSRLVDNYFAARIDEAVFSGIISSCERVCVVAVGGYGRGQLAPCSDLDVLLLTDISRAGVLEELAGFLFHPLWDLKFEVGHGVRTVKQNLSLAASDFKVLASLLDLRFIAGHKEPYRKLSAKFRDKIIPSYGSNFCKTLWEKRSRLGAGMDSVVLEPDLKNGWGTLRDSQFIRWCAAVKGDYLPLSAEDLSDLCRDEALLMRARCAVHFMRKRKQDKLVLDILPDVASLCGVKGYNPARRGNDLLTAIHQAMVRIRSMGDALFRESFDCKNRTFIEFNGLTGLDGGLAVFETKSRTGYPLTREARRAVSNINEGADPGLGESLSRLIDILKGDYGWRTSLEMLDSGLLKSFLPEFAKVSELVPYDGYHQYPPGRHSLLTVHKCCDIFRNEFSEGGKCISPEDFNALVLAALFHDIGKGKKNHSERGARIAEDLLSNTDFSDRFKEDVVFLIRQHLLLVKASRSIDLSSLDALRGIAGIVRSPRRLRMLFILSVADSMATGPRVWNSWSESLLREIYSGLELVLTDADFSEMESEDQIAEAVKKLRSSALKQLAPEIVETMVGIMPERYLIAEDPDEIVLHMRQVLEFNRVYEKDLIRKPAGKGGKGINLVRSFETDDPGRVKLVVTSRDQDFLFAAQSGVLALHSINILSADIFSWSDGTAVNTFIVETPSDTAPADIWARIERSIMYALTGRLSLDYRLHKKRNSLFVKSGASRVPTQISIDNESSETYTLLEVITGDRSGILYDMASLFSRMNVDIRMARISTTGQSVFDVFHIESPEGGKIKDKEHANELVSALEYALSCVYKG, encoded by the coding sequence ATGAACTCCGGAACACCTCCCAGAGCTTCAATAGAAGATTTACTGGCCGGGCGGGAGATTCTCCTTGCGGCATGCTCTAGAAGCATGCCGCAGGATTTTCCGCAGCAGATGTCCCGTCTGGTGGATAACTATTTTGCAGCCAGAATAGATGAGGCCGTATTCAGCGGGATTATTTCTAGCTGTGAAAGGGTCTGCGTGGTTGCGGTCGGCGGGTATGGGCGGGGGCAGCTTGCCCCCTGTTCCGATTTGGACGTACTTCTTTTAACTGATATTTCAAGGGCTGGTGTTCTTGAGGAACTGGCTGGTTTTCTGTTTCATCCGCTTTGGGATTTAAAATTCGAAGTAGGACACGGAGTTCGGACAGTTAAACAGAATTTGAGTCTTGCTGCATCTGATTTCAAAGTTCTGGCCTCCCTGCTTGATTTGCGGTTTATCGCCGGACACAAAGAGCCGTATAGAAAACTTTCTGCTAAATTCAGAGATAAGATTATTCCGTCATATGGTTCCAACTTCTGTAAAACTCTCTGGGAAAAGCGAAGCAGGCTTGGCGCGGGGATGGATTCCGTTGTTCTGGAGCCTGACCTTAAAAACGGCTGGGGCACTTTGCGTGATTCCCAGTTCATCAGATGGTGCGCTGCTGTTAAAGGAGATTATTTACCCCTGAGTGCGGAGGATCTTTCTGATCTTTGCCGCGATGAGGCTTTGCTTATGCGCGCCCGCTGTGCTGTGCACTTTATGCGAAAGCGCAAGCAGGATAAGCTGGTCCTTGATATCTTGCCGGACGTGGCTTCGCTTTGCGGTGTTAAGGGATATAATCCTGCCAGAAGGGGAAATGACCTGCTGACTGCAATTCATCAGGCTATGGTCCGGATCCGTTCTATGGGGGATGCTTTGTTTCGTGAATCTTTTGACTGTAAAAACCGGACCTTTATCGAGTTTAACGGCTTGACTGGGCTTGATGGTGGACTTGCAGTTTTTGAAACAAAGTCCCGGACCGGTTATCCCCTGACCCGTGAGGCGAGAAGGGCCGTATCCAATATAAATGAAGGTGCCGATCCGGGGCTTGGAGAATCTTTAAGCAGGTTGATAGATATTCTTAAGGGTGATTACGGCTGGCGGACTTCACTTGAAATGCTCGACAGCGGTTTGCTTAAATCTTTTCTGCCGGAATTTGCAAAGGTTTCGGAACTGGTCCCTTATGATGGTTACCATCAATATCCTCCGGGGCGTCATTCTCTGCTTACGGTTCACAAATGTTGCGATATTTTCAGAAATGAATTTTCCGAGGGCGGGAAATGTATTTCTCCTGAAGATTTTAACGCTCTCGTGCTTGCAGCTCTTTTTCATGATATCGGCAAGGGTAAAAAGAATCACAGTGAGCGCGGGGCCAGAATTGCTGAAGATCTTTTGTCGAACACAGACTTTTCTGATCGGTTTAAAGAGGACGTGGTTTTTCTGATCCGTCAACACTTGCTGCTGGTTAAGGCTTCGAGGTCAATCGACTTGAGTTCTCTGGATGCTTTGCGCGGCATTGCCGGGATTGTGCGTTCACCGCGCAGACTCAGGATGTTGTTCATTCTTTCTGTAGCTGATTCTATGGCTACGGGGCCACGGGTCTGGAATTCATGGAGTGAATCACTTTTACGTGAAATTTATTCAGGGCTTGAACTTGTTTTAACTGATGCTGATTTTTCAGAAATGGAAAGTGAAGATCAGATTGCAGAGGCCGTAAAGAAACTTCGGAGCAGCGCCCTGAAGCAGCTGGCTCCTGAAATAGTGGAGACAATGGTCGGGATAATGCCGGAGCGGTATCTTATAGCTGAAGACCCTGACGAGATTGTTTTGCATATGCGGCAGGTTCTGGAGTTCAACAGGGTGTATGAAAAAGACCTGATACGCAAGCCTGCGGGTAAAGGCGGCAAAGGCATCAACCTTGTACGTTCTTTTGAAACTGATGATCCGGGGCGGGTGAAGCTTGTAGTTACTTCGCGTGATCAGGATTTTCTTTTTGCAGCCCAGAGCGGTGTACTGGCTCTGCATTCAATAAATATCCTTTCAGCGGATATTTTTTCATGGTCTGACGGAACTGCTGTGAATACTTTTATCGTTGAAACCCCATCCGACACAGCACCGGCCGATATCTGGGCGCGGATTGAACGCTCTATCATGTATGCTCTGACGGGACGGCTTTCCCTTGATTACAGGCTGCATAAGAAAAGAAATTCGCTTTTTGTAAAGTCCGGTGCGAGCAGGGTTCCCACCCAGATTTCCATTGATAATGAATCAAGCGAGACTTATACTCTTCTCGAAGTTATTACCGGAGACCGGTCCGGGATTCTATACGATATGGCATCCCTTTTTTCGCGTATGAATGTCGATATACGTATGGCCCGTATTTCCACTACCGGGCAAAGCGTATTTGACGTGTTTCATATTGAAAGTCCGGAAGGGGGAAAAATTAAAGACAAGGAGCATGCAAACGAGTTGGTAAGTGCTTTAGAGTATGCTCTTTCTTGTGTGTATAAGGGCTGA
- the purD gene encoding phosphoribosylamine--glycine ligase has translation MKVLVVGSGGREHALAWRLGQSPKVSEIFIAPGNGGTRLEGINVPIKDDDLPGLVNFAKENKIDLVVAGPELPLVLGIKEALSKEGIPCFGPGAYAANLEGSKAFSKMVMRDAGVPTAPFKVFDEFDQAKAFVENKGAPIVVKADGLAAGKGVVVASTVEEAIEALDDMMVKREFGTAGERVVVEEALKGEEASFLAFCAGEDYALLPSAQDHKAVGEGDTGPNTGGMGAYSPAPILPREKYEETAELVIKPILKLLADRGEPFTGILYAGLMYTDDGPSVLEYNVRFGDPECQPLLMRLDTDIVEIMLACVENRLPEVEVKLKDETAICVVMAAGGYPASYGKGKEICGIEEAEKLEGVKVFQAGTKYTDGKTLTNGGRVLGVTALGADLGAAQKRAYEAVEKLSFEDAYFRRDIGDKGLKK, from the coding sequence ATGAAAGTACTTGTTGTAGGATCAGGTGGAAGGGAACATGCTTTGGCCTGGAGATTGGGTCAAAGCCCTAAGGTTTCTGAAATTTTTATTGCACCGGGAAACGGCGGCACCCGTCTTGAGGGTATCAACGTTCCTATCAAGGACGATGACCTGCCCGGTCTGGTTAATTTTGCTAAAGAAAATAAAATTGATCTGGTCGTTGCCGGACCGGAACTGCCCCTCGTACTGGGCATAAAAGAAGCTTTGAGCAAAGAAGGTATCCCCTGCTTTGGTCCGGGTGCTTACGCAGCCAACCTTGAAGGAAGCAAAGCCTTCTCCAAGATGGTCATGCGTGATGCGGGTGTGCCTACCGCACCTTTCAAGGTTTTTGATGAGTTTGATCAGGCTAAAGCTTTTGTTGAAAACAAGGGCGCACCTATCGTTGTAAAGGCTGACGGCCTTGCAGCCGGTAAAGGCGTTGTTGTTGCTTCAACCGTTGAAGAGGCTATTGAAGCTCTTGACGATATGATGGTCAAAAGAGAATTCGGCACAGCCGGTGAAAGGGTTGTTGTTGAAGAAGCTCTTAAAGGTGAAGAAGCATCTTTTCTGGCATTTTGTGCTGGAGAAGATTACGCGCTTCTTCCTTCTGCACAGGACCATAAGGCCGTGGGTGAAGGTGATACCGGACCGAATACCGGCGGCATGGGCGCATACAGCCCGGCTCCTATTCTGCCACGCGAAAAGTACGAAGAAACAGCAGAGCTGGTAATCAAACCTATTTTGAAGCTGCTTGCTGATCGTGGAGAGCCTTTTACCGGTATTCTTTACGCAGGACTTATGTATACTGATGACGGTCCTTCTGTTCTGGAATATAATGTACGCTTCGGTGATCCTGAGTGCCAGCCGCTTTTGATGCGTCTGGATACTGATATTGTTGAAATTATGCTTGCATGCGTTGAGAATCGCCTTCCTGAAGTGGAAGTGAAGCTCAAAGACGAAACAGCTATTTGTGTCGTCATGGCTGCCGGCGGCTATCCTGCTTCTTACGGGAAAGGGAAAGAGATCTGCGGTATCGAGGAGGCTGAGAAGCTTGAAGGTGTGAAGGTCTTTCAGGCCGGAACAAAATATACTGATGGTAAAACATTAACCAACGGTGGCCGTGTGCTGGGCGTTACAGCTCTGGGGGCGGATCTTGGAGCAGCCCAGAAAAGGGCCTATGAAGCCGTGGAAAAACTCTCTTTTGAGGATGCCTATTTCCGTCGCGATATAGGTGATAAGGGTCTAAAAAAATGA
- the purE gene encoding 5-(carboxyamino)imidazole ribonucleotide mutase: MSAKVAIFMGSISDKDTMQPCSDLLTELGIPHVFTVSSAHRTPERTAKLVKELEDDGCQIFICAAGLAAHLAGAVAAKTIRPVLGVPICGSALGGMDALLATVQMPPGFPVGTVALDKVGAKNSAWMAAQILALHDSAIAEKIIQARAKFVESVEKAAAELEGK, translated from the coding sequence ATGAGTGCAAAAGTAGCAATTTTTATGGGGTCCATTTCTGACAAGGATACAATGCAGCCTTGTTCTGATCTGCTGACCGAGCTTGGTATCCCCCATGTTTTCACTGTTTCCTCTGCCCATCGCACTCCCGAGCGGACTGCTAAGCTGGTCAAGGAACTTGAAGATGACGGTTGCCAGATTTTTATTTGCGCAGCAGGCCTTGCCGCTCACCTTGCTGGTGCAGTGGCTGCAAAAACAATCAGACCTGTTCTCGGCGTGCCCATCTGCGGCTCTGCTCTGGGCGGTATGGATGCTCTGCTGGCAACGGTCCAGATGCCTCCGGGATTCCCTGTGGGAACGGTGGCTCTTGATAAAGTCGGAGCTAAGAACTCTGCATGGATGGCTGCCCAGATTCTGGCACTTCATGACAGTGCTATCGCTGAAAAAATCATTCAGGCTCGCGCAAAATTCGTGGAATCTGTTGAGAAAGCAGCGGCGGAACTGGAAGGTAAGTAA
- a CDS encoding response regulator transcription factor: MKKILLIDDDPKMLDLLKHYLRNEQVSILSAPDGEEGLALFESSSVDLVIIDIFMPNMDGIQTIMELKQKNPDSKILVISGGGEYTGLEYLKQAKALGAAEALVKPFTQIDFISTVQTMLK; encoded by the coding sequence ATGAAAAAAATACTTCTTATTGATGATGATCCCAAGATGCTTGACCTACTCAAGCATTACCTGAGAAATGAACAGGTCAGTATCCTTTCTGCCCCTGACGGGGAGGAAGGGCTTGCACTTTTTGAATCAAGTTCTGTTGATCTGGTCATCATTGACATTTTCATGCCCAATATGGACGGCATTCAAACCATAATGGAACTGAAACAAAAAAATCCGGACAGCAAAATTCTGGTTATCTCCGGGGGCGGTGAATATACAGGGCTTGAATACTTGAAACAGGCCAAAGCCCTTGGGGCTGCTGAAGCTTTAGTCAAACCTTTTACTCAAATAGATTTTATCTCCACAGTTCAGACCATGCTCAAATAA
- a CDS encoding Hpt domain-containing protein codes for MNFNDDSGRFDLESALERFSGDSELLGEAIAIFKEEAARHLVNIKLFLTDGQIHKVVAEAHTLKAECGAVGAVAAQFLSGSLEKAALNIDHAASQELFLKVEEEVNTAIEELPDS; via the coding sequence ATGAATTTTAATGATGATTCTGGACGATTCGACCTTGAAAGCGCACTCGAAAGGTTTTCCGGTGACTCGGAACTGCTGGGCGAAGCTATTGCTATATTTAAAGAAGAAGCGGCAAGGCACCTTGTAAATATCAAATTATTTTTAACTGATGGACAAATACATAAAGTTGTTGCCGAAGCTCATACATTAAAAGCTGAGTGCGGAGCCGTGGGAGCTGTAGCAGCTCAATTTTTGAGCGGGTCACTCGAAAAAGCAGCACTTAACATTGACCATGCAGCCTCACAGGAACTCTTTCTCAAAGTTGAAGAAGAGGTCAACACTGCGATTGAGGAGTTACCTGATTCATAG
- the htpG gene encoding molecular chaperone HtpG, producing MTEQTEKFEFKAEVNQLLDILIHSLYTNREIFLRELISNASDALDKMRFAISCDPELNDDVEPEILIAYDEEKKTITVTDTGIGMTRDEVVANIGTIAHSGSAEFIKQAAESKESLDSLIGRFGVGFYSIFMVSDHVVVRTKSYKDADHATQWISDGKNSYELSTIEAEMDHGTSIEIHLNEDMVDRFGSDDKLRDIVAKHSNFVSFPIMIGGERVNTVPALWREPKFQIKDEQYVEFYKFMTYDSQPPITTLHFAVDAPVQFNSLLFIPEKDLDIFGMDRDNWGVDLYVRRVLIEKQNKNLLPEYLSFIKGVVDTEDLPLNISRETLQDNLLIGKISSTLTKQVLGQLLKLAEDDAEKYAKFWKAHSKIFKAGHMDFLNRDKYSKLLRFDSSKAEEDTLVAFDDYIERAKEDQKEIYYAVVASREAANLNPHLEIFRRKDIEVLYLYEPIDEFVMESMRQYNDFDLVAAEYADLEKLDKFESSEKEDEPEPLSEDQEKDMEALVAKMKEILGEQVADVKISERLSDSPCRLINPDGAMTSSMEKIMKAMNKDDSIPTKVMEINAGHPLLRSMLEIFKTNADDEFIAMSSRQLLESALLLEGYLSDPHALVGRIQNLLTKAGGWYAELEKKD from the coding sequence ATGACTGAACAGACTGAAAAATTTGAATTTAAAGCTGAAGTTAACCAGCTGCTGGACATCCTGATACACTCTCTCTACACCAACCGTGAAATTTTCCTGAGAGAACTCATTTCCAACGCCTCAGACGCACTCGATAAAATGCGTTTCGCTATCAGCTGCGATCCTGAGCTGAATGATGATGTAGAACCCGAAATCTTAATCGCATACGATGAAGAGAAAAAAACAATCACTGTGACTGACACCGGTATCGGCATGACCCGCGATGAAGTCGTGGCCAATATAGGTACTATCGCTCACTCCGGATCAGCCGAATTCATTAAGCAGGCTGCCGAGTCCAAAGAGAGTCTGGATTCCCTTATCGGACGTTTCGGCGTAGGCTTTTACTCCATTTTCATGGTTTCCGACCATGTTGTGGTCCGCACCAAATCCTACAAAGACGCCGACCACGCCACCCAGTGGATTTCTGATGGTAAAAATTCCTACGAACTCAGCACCATAGAAGCTGAGATGGACCACGGAACATCAATCGAAATTCACCTCAACGAAGACATGGTGGACCGTTTCGGTTCTGACGATAAGCTCAGAGATATTGTTGCCAAGCATTCCAATTTTGTATCTTTCCCCATCATGATCGGCGGGGAACGGGTCAACACTGTTCCGGCTCTGTGGCGTGAACCTAAGTTCCAGATCAAAGACGAGCAGTATGTAGAATTTTATAAATTCATGACTTACGACTCCCAGCCCCCGATCACGACCCTGCACTTTGCCGTTGATGCTCCGGTGCAGTTCAACAGCCTGCTCTTCATTCCTGAAAAAGACCTCGATATCTTCGGCATGGACCGCGACAACTGGGGCGTGGACCTCTACGTCCGCCGCGTACTCATTGAAAAGCAGAACAAGAACCTGCTGCCTGAATACCTGAGCTTCATCAAAGGCGTGGTCGATACTGAAGACCTGCCGCTGAACATCTCCCGCGAAACTTTGCAGGATAACCTGCTCATCGGCAAAATCAGCTCCACCCTGACCAAACAGGTTCTGGGACAGCTCTTGAAACTGGCTGAAGACGATGCTGAAAAATACGCAAAATTCTGGAAAGCTCATTCCAAGATTTTCAAAGCAGGACATATGGATTTCCTGAACAGGGATAAATATTCCAAACTGCTGCGCTTTGATTCCTCAAAAGCCGAAGAAGATACTCTCGTTGCTTTTGACGATTACATCGAAAGAGCAAAGGAAGACCAGAAAGAAATCTACTACGCAGTTGTTGCCAGCCGTGAAGCTGCAAATCTCAACCCGCATCTTGAAATCTTCCGCCGCAAGGATATCGAAGTGCTCTACCTTTACGAGCCTATCGACGAATTCGTCATGGAATCCATGCGCCAGTATAACGACTTCGACCTAGTTGCCGCTGAATACGCTGACCTTGAAAAACTGGATAAATTCGAATCTTCCGAAAAGGAAGATGAGCCGGAGCCGCTTTCTGAAGATCAGGAAAAGGACATGGAGGCACTTGTAGCCAAGATGAAAGAAATTCTCGGCGAACAGGTTGCGGATGTGAAGATATCCGAAAGGCTTTCTGACTCCCCGTGCCGTCTGATCAACCCGGACGGGGCCATGACTTCCTCCATGGAAAAAATCATGAAAGCCATGAACAAGGATGACTCCATCCCCACCAAGGTAATGGAAATCAATGCAGGACATCCTCTGCTGCGCTCCATGCTTGAGATTTTCAAGACCAACGCTGATGATGAGTTCATTGCCATGTCATCCAGACAGCTTCTTGAATCCGCTCTTCTCCTTGAAGGCTACCTCAGCGACCCCCACGCTCTTGTAGGCAGAATCCAGAATCTGCTTACCAAAGCCGGCGGCTGGTACGCAGAGCTTGAAAAGAAAGACTAA
- a CDS encoding MerR family transcriptional regulator, with the protein MPDKKLLSIAEISRLLEVPESTLHYWKNRFAQYLPSTGRNRQKRFKPEAVEIFKIIASMLKQGHTAEDVMGELSRKYPVNAAIDQSETVAGAEQHGTAPAQMQPMALEPAVQMAAAMGAEIAKSINEGLQGLMSCMPGGNTLPEDIKDCMNKATQDLTAQGESIEVIKSENNLLKEKLSIMEAELVRLRKDRREMEKYLLDKMKAVTK; encoded by the coding sequence GTGCCGGACAAAAAACTTCTTTCAATTGCAGAAATATCCCGCCTGCTGGAAGTCCCAGAATCAACTCTTCATTATTGGAAAAACCGTTTTGCCCAGTATTTACCGAGCACGGGTCGAAACAGACAGAAACGATTCAAACCTGAAGCCGTTGAAATTTTTAAGATTATAGCCTCCATGCTCAAACAGGGCCATACGGCTGAAGACGTGATGGGAGAACTTTCCAGAAAATATCCGGTTAATGCCGCCATTGATCAGAGCGAAACAGTCGCAGGAGCAGAGCAGCACGGCACAGCTCCGGCCCAGATGCAGCCGATGGCCCTTGAGCCGGCAGTACAGATGGCCGCCGCTATGGGCGCAGAGATTGCAAAATCCATCAATGAAGGATTGCAGGGACTTATGTCCTGTATGCCCGGCGGGAACACACTGCCCGAAGATATAAAAGACTGTATGAACAAGGCTACGCAAGACCTCACAGCACAAGGTGAATCTATTGAAGTTATTAAATCTGAAAATAATTTATTGAAAGAAAAATTATCTATTATGGAAGCGGAACTGGTCAGGCTGCGCAAAGACAGGCGAGAAATGGAAAAGTACCTTCTTGACAAGATGAAAGCCGTAACTAAATAG
- a CDS encoding type III pantothenate kinase: MSSETILLFDVGNTNTKIGFSTRDEIGPSFVLPTDPGGTADSWGLKLVEICRVAGYSHKDFAGGAVSSVVPPMNPILKNAVERFFSCELRFAPESIPLSLENKYERPWEVGADRLVTAFAGRQISDSENLIVVDFGTATTFDCVVGNDYMGGLICPGVLSSTKALASGTAKLPHISLEIESDVIRPGKSTADSLNQGLIFGFAAMVEGLSERLGKTLGGEVELIATGGFASKIADVCRAIDRVEPTLLLDGLRMGWFGTNK; this comes from the coding sequence TTGAGTTCCGAAACTATCTTGCTCTTTGACGTGGGGAATACTAATACCAAGATTGGTTTTTCTACGCGTGATGAAATCGGCCCTTCTTTTGTATTGCCCACCGATCCGGGGGGCACAGCTGACTCATGGGGGCTTAAGCTTGTTGAAATATGCCGCGTGGCAGGTTATTCTCATAAAGATTTTGCCGGAGGCGCGGTTTCTTCTGTTGTGCCTCCTATGAATCCGATTTTGAAAAACGCGGTTGAAAGGTTTTTTTCCTGTGAGCTTCGGTTTGCGCCTGAATCAATCCCGCTCAGTTTGGAAAACAAATATGAACGCCCCTGGGAAGTAGGTGCGGACAGGCTGGTTACTGCTTTTGCGGGACGGCAGATCAGCGACAGCGAGAACTTGATTGTCGTAGATTTTGGAACCGCCACAACTTTTGATTGTGTGGTAGGCAATGACTATATGGGCGGTCTTATCTGTCCGGGCGTATTGTCTTCCACCAAGGCTCTTGCTTCGGGTACGGCGAAACTGCCGCATATATCACTTGAGATTGAATCGGATGTGATCCGGCCGGGCAAGAGTACTGCCGACAGTCTTAATCAGGGACTGATTTTCGGTTTTGCCGCTATGGTCGAAGGACTTAGCGAGCGGCTTGGAAAAACCCTTGGCGGAGAGGTGGAACTTATCGCCACCGGTGGTTTTGCATCTAAAATTGCTGATGTGTGTCGTGCTATTGACCGTGTGGAACCCACCCTTTTATTAGATGGGCTGCGCATGGGCTGGTTCGGTACAAATAAATAG
- the eno gene encoding phosphopyruvate hydratase, protein MSTIVAVWAREILDSRGNPTIEVEVVLESGATGRAAVPSGASTGVREALELRDGDKDRYGGKGVQVAVANVREEIAEALVGQDALRQVAIDNLLIELDGTENKERLGANAMLGVSMAVARAASNLLGIPLYQYLGGVNAKLLPVPLMNIINGGEHAPNNLDIQEFMIMPIGAETFAEALRMGAETFHALKGILAEDGLNTAVGDEGGFAPDLESHAQAFEYIIKAIEKAGYRPGADIALAIDAAASEFYKDGKYVLAGEGKVFTSDELTDFYADFVERFPLISIEDGLAEGDWEGWERHTEELGEMVQLVGDDVFVTNPEILAEGIERGACNSILIKLNQIGTVTETLDTMELAKQAGYTTVVSHRSGETSDHFIADLSVGLNAGQIKSGSLCRSDRLAKYNQLLRIEEDLEDEGIYYGPALKEAFFPEDD, encoded by the coding sequence ATGAGCACTATCGTAGCTGTCTGGGCCAGAGAAATTCTTGATTCCAGAGGCAATCCCACAATTGAAGTGGAAGTAGTTCTTGAATCCGGCGCAACAGGCCGTGCTGCTGTTCCTTCCGGTGCATCCACCGGTGTACGTGAAGCACTTGAACTCCGTGATGGTGACAAAGACCGTTACGGCGGAAAAGGTGTGCAGGTTGCTGTAGCCAACGTTCGTGAAGAAATTGCTGAAGCATTGGTCGGTCAGGACGCTCTGCGTCAGGTTGCCATTGACAATCTGCTCATCGAACTGGACGGAACCGAGAACAAAGAAAGACTCGGCGCGAACGCAATGCTCGGGGTTTCAATGGCTGTAGCAAGAGCCGCTTCCAATCTGCTTGGAATTCCTCTCTATCAGTATCTTGGTGGCGTGAATGCCAAACTGCTGCCTGTTCCGCTGATGAATATCATCAACGGCGGCGAGCATGCACCCAACAACCTTGATATTCAGGAATTCATGATCATGCCTATCGGCGCTGAGACCTTCGCTGAAGCTCTGCGTATGGGAGCTGAAACTTTTCATGCTCTTAAAGGCATTCTTGCTGAAGACGGTCTTAACACCGCAGTCGGTGACGAGGGCGGGTTCGCACCTGACCTTGAGTCTCACGCTCAGGCTTTTGAGTATATCATCAAAGCCATTGAAAAAGCCGGCTACCGTCCCGGTGCGGATATTGCGTTGGCTATCGACGCTGCTGCATCTGAATTCTACAAAGACGGCAAGTATGTTCTCGCCGGTGAAGGCAAAGTATTCACCTCTGATGAACTGACCGACTTTTACGCTGATTTCGTAGAACGCTTCCCGCTGATTTCCATTGAAGACGGCCTTGCAGAAGGCGACTGGGAAGGCTGGGAACGTCATACCGAAGAACTCGGCGAAATGGTACAGCTCGTTGGTGATGACGTGTTCGTTACCAATCCTGAAATTCTGGCAGAAGGAATTGAGCGCGGAGCATGTAACTCCATTCTCATCAAACTGAACCAGATCGGAACAGTTACCGAGACTCTCGATACTATGGAACTCGCCAAGCAGGCCGGATACACAACTGTTGTTTCCCACCGCTCCGGCGAAACCAGTGATCACTTCATTGCGGACCTGTCCGTGGGTCTCAATGCCGGTCAGATTAAATCCGGTTCGCTGTGCCGCAGTGACAGGCTTGCAAAATACAATCAGCTTCTGCGTATTGAAGAAGATCTTGAAGACGAAGGCATTTACTACGGCCCGGCTCTGAAAGAAGCTTTTTTCCCCGAAGATGATTAG
- the folD gene encoding bifunctional methylenetetrahydrofolate dehydrogenase/methenyltetrahydrofolate cyclohydrolase FolD, with the protein MQILNGKETALTIREELKVEIDALKLKHGRAPGLAVILVGEDPASQVYVRNKEIACEKAGIVSSAHRIDAGVAQQDLEDLILKLNADDSVDGILLQLPLPKGLDSQRCLELIDPEKDVDGFHPMNVGKLMLGLPGFRSCTPAGIMTLLERYNLPTTGKKAVVVGRSNIVGKPLAMMLMQYGDFANATVTVCHSRTDNLAEEVKGADFVFAAIGLPKFITRDMVKEGAVVIDVGINRTDEGLVGDCDYAALESVASAMTPVPGGVGPMTIAQLLINTVQAFKEHVGD; encoded by the coding sequence ATGCAGATTCTAAACGGTAAAGAAACAGCCCTCACCATCCGTGAAGAGCTGAAAGTAGAAATAGATGCCTTGAAATTAAAACACGGCAGAGCACCCGGACTGGCCGTCATTCTTGTGGGTGAAGATCCAGCCTCTCAGGTTTATGTGCGCAATAAGGAAATTGCCTGCGAAAAAGCAGGGATTGTTTCCTCTGCTCACAGAATCGATGCCGGAGTTGCCCAGCAGGATCTTGAAGATCTGATTTTGAAGCTTAATGCTGATGACAGCGTTGACGGCATCCTTTTGCAACTTCCACTTCCTAAAGGTCTGGACAGCCAGCGTTGTCTGGAGCTGATTGATCCGGAGAAGGATGTTGACGGCTTCCATCCGATGAATGTGGGTAAGTTGATGCTTGGACTGCCCGGTTTCAGATCCTGCACACCTGCGGGAATCATGACTCTGCTGGAACGCTACAACCTGCCTACAACCGGTAAAAAAGCTGTTGTAGTCGGTCGTTCCAATATTGTAGGTAAGCCGCTTGCCATGATGCTCATGCAGTATGGCGATTTTGCTAACGCCACTGTGACTGTCTGTCATTCCAGAACTGATAATCTGGCAGAAGAAGTTAAAGGCGCAGATTTTGTTTTCGCAGCCATAGGTCTGCCTAAGTTTATTACCAGAGATATGGTAAAAGAAGGCGCAGTAGTAATTGATGTAGGTATCAACCGCACCGATGAAGGGCTGGTGGGAGATTGCGATTACGCCGCTCTGGAATCCGTTGCCAGCGCAATGACTCCTGTTCCCGGCGGAGTCGGCCCGATGACCATTGCGCAGCTGCTCATCAATACCGTACAGGCTTTTAAAGAGCATGTCGGGGATTAA